A genome region from Camelina sativa cultivar DH55 chromosome 10, Cs, whole genome shotgun sequence includes the following:
- the LOC104718415 gene encoding aquaporin NIP1-1-like, with translation MGDISGNGYGNAREEAVVVNLKGEDEHQQQQTEAIHINPNPLKKQNSLLSVSVPFLQKLMAEFVGTYFLVFTGCASVAVNIQHDNALTLPGIAIVWGLTVMVLIYSLGHISGAHFNPAITIAFASCRRFPLKQVPAYVISQVMGATLAAATLRLLLGLDHDVCSGKHDVFIGSSPVGSDLQASVMEFIVTFYLMFITSGVATDNRAIGELAGLAIGATILLNVLIAAPISSASMNPARSFGPAMVHGCYKGIWIYIVSPILGAVSGAWVYNTVRYTDKPLREITKSGSFLKTVRSGTS, from the exons ATGGGGGATATCTCGGGAAACGGCTATGGCAACGCCAGAGAAGAAGCAGTAGTGGTGAATCTCAAGGGAGAAGAcgaacatcaacaacaacaaacagaaGCTATTCATATTAACCCAAACCccttgaagaaacaaaactctCTCCTCTCAGTCTCTGTCCCTTTCTTACAAAAG TTGATGGCGGAGTTTGTGGGAACCTACTTTTTGGTATTCACCGGTTGTGCATCAGTGGCTGTAAACATACAACACGACAATGCCTTGACTCTTCCAGGGATCGCCATCGTTTGGGGACTCACCGTCATGGTCCTCATTTACTCTCTTGGTCACATCTCCGGTGCTCATTTCAATCCGGCCATTACTATCGCATTCGCTTCTTGCCGCCGTTTTCCTCTTAAACAG GTTCCGGCTTATGTCATATCGCAAGTGATGGGAGCAACGCTGGCGGCTGCGACTTTACGGCTGTTGTTGGGACTTGATCACGACGTTTGTAGCGGAAAACACGATGTGTTTATTGGATCATCACCGGTGGGATCGGATCTGCAAGCGTCTGTGATGGAGTTTATCGTCACTTTCTATCTAATGTTCATCACTTCTGGCGTTGCTACCGATAATAGAGCG ATCGGAGAGCTTGCTGGATTAGCAATAGGAGCAACGATTCTACTTAATGTTCTAATTGCTGC ACCGATATCGAGTGCATCGATGAATCCAGCAAGAAGTTTTGGACCTGCAATGGTGCACGGTTGCTACAAAGGAATTTGGATCTACATAGTCTCACCAATACTTGGTGCGGTTTCTGGTGCGTGGGTTTATAACACGGTTAGATACACCGATAAACCATTGagagaaataaccaaaagcgGTTCGTTTTTAAAGACCGTGCGAAGCGGTACCTCTTAG
- the LOC104718418 gene encoding DNA (cytosine-5)-methyltransferase CMT2-like isoform X2, which yields MLSPAKCESEEAQAQLDLNSSSRSEPECLALVLWVPNSEEGAAQSSSREEATKFGEMSLRGSSKLNCDSPKENGEGEGWVSQRKSSRGKPQRLLMLTNGCQLRRSPRFTATSGNFNNKESSDSEGLTFKGIARIGKSLELEIISECQYKNNVAEGRSRLRDPAKRKVGSDASSSCIKSSNQSLGCNKRMRRSPRFMKGKEKVGEEILGKSREKGKSLASGSSVKRCSRPSGVVENGHTETVNTIKDFGLALCAAEQVRGTEKLVQISENDNCCEAIKKCEGDGVVSSKHELLVSPSGCSKTNVNGCRDRTLGKPRSSDLNADDIHTRSLKISKNGTSNGLTMTTGLVEQETVALLQGKTSACGAADKGITREMHVNSTMIYLSDSNEQSSVEYLYMRSSNGDILTSRSTLSSGGNEEIISLDLNNPTKSTKRKGERVTRTAVQDHDKRSICFFIGEPISCEEAQERWRWRYDLKERKSKNTGQQSKNDENKIVANVECHYSQAKVDGHTFSLGDFACIKGEEEENYIGKIVEFFKTTDGESYFRVQWFYRATDTVMKQQATNHDKRRLFYSTVMNDNPVDCLVSRVTVLQVSPRAGLKPNFIKSDYYFDMEYCVEYSTFRTLRNPKSSENKHECCADGVPTKSTESILKNNFFSGKLPVLDLYSGCGGMSTGLSLGAKISGVNVVTKWAVDQNMAACESLKLNHPNTKVRNDAAGDFLLLLKEWDRLCKRYVFNNNDKRTDTLRSVNSTKKTSESSSSTDDDSDSDEYEVEKLVDICYGDPNKTGKIGLRFKVHWKGYSSNEDTWELAEELSNCQDAIWEFVTSGFKSKILPLPGGVGVICGGPPCQGISGYNRYRNVDSPLNDERNQQIIVFMDIVEYLKPSYVLMENVVDILRLDQGSLGRYALSRLVNLRYQARLGIMTAGCYGLSQFRSRVFMWGAVPNKNLPPFPLPTHDVIVRYGFPLEFERNVVAYDEGQPRILEKALVLKDAISDLPHVSNDEDREKMPYESLPQTDFQRYIRSTKNDLTGSATDNCYKRTMLLHDHRPFHVNEDDYARVCQIPKRKGANFRDLPGLIVRNNTVCRDPSMEPVILPSGKSLVPEYVFTFQQGKSKRPFARLWWDETVPTVLTVPSCHNQALLHPEQDRMLTIRESARLQGFPDYFQFCGTMKQRYCQIGNAVAVSVSRALGYSLGMAFRDLAGDEHLIKLPQNFSHSTYPQLQETIPH from the exons ATGTTATCGCCGGCGAAATGTGAGTCAGAAGAAGCTCAAGCTCAATTGGATCTCAATTCTTCTTCTAGATCCGAACCGGAGTGCCTCGCTCTCGTCCTCTGGGTACCCAATTCCGAAGAAGGAGCTGCTCAGTCGTCTAGTAGAGAAGAAGCCACGAAGTTCGGAGAGATGAGTTTGAGAGGATCCTCGAAGCTTAATTGTGACTCGCCGAAAGAgaatggagaaggagaaggttGGGTTTCGCAGCGGAAGTCTTCCCGTGGTAAGCCGCAGCGGCTGCTTATGCTGACGAACGGCTGTCAGCTTCGGAGGTCGCCGAGATTTACGGCGACGAGTGGAAATTTCAACAAT AAGGAAAGCTCAGATTCTGAGGGATTAACATTCAA AGGCATAGCTCGAATTGGCAAGAGCCTGGAGTTGGAAATCATTTCCGAGTGTCAATATAAGAACAATGTTGCTGAAGGTAGATCAAGATTGAGAGATCCAGCCAAGAGGAAAGTTGGCAGTGATGCATCATCTTCATGCATCAAGAGTTCTAACCAGAGTCTCGGCTGCAACAAACGAATGAGGAGATCTCCAAGATTCATGAAGGGAAAGGAGAAAGTGGGAGAAGAAATTCTAGGCAAGTCTAGGGAAAAAGGGAAGTCTCTGGCATCTGGGAGCTCAGTCAAAAGATGTTCAAGGCCATCTGGAGTTGTAGAAAATGGCCACACAGAAACTGTGAATACAATAAAAGATTTTGGCCTCGCATTATGTGCTGCGGAACAGGTGAGAGGAACTGAGAAGCTGGTGCAAATTAGTGAGAATGATAACTGTTGTGAGGCTATAAAGAAATGTGAAGGTGATGGCGTTGTTTCATCCAAGCATGAGCTATTAGTTTCTCCTTCGGGTTGCAGCAAGACAAATGTAAATGGTTGTAGGGACAGAACGTTAGGAAAACCCAGATCTTCTGACCTAAATGCGGATGATATTCACACTAGGTCTTTGAAAATTAGCAAAAATGGTACTAGTAATGGATTAACTATGACGACCGGTTTAGTGGAGCAAGAAACAGTGGCGTTACTTCAGGGTAAAACTAGTGCTTGTGGTGCTGCTGATAAGGGAATAACTAGGGAGATGCATGTAAATTCGACTATGATCTATCTCTCTGACAGCAATGAACAGTCTTCTGTTGAATATTTGTATATGAGAAGTTCAAATGGGGATATTTTGACAAGTAGATCTACCCTCTCCTCTGGGGGAAATGAGGAAATCATTTCATTGGATCTGAATAATCCAACAAAATCAACCAAGAGAAAGGGTGAACGGGTAACCCGGACTGCTGTCCAAGACCATGACAAACGCAGTATCTGTTTTTTCATTGGAGAGCCAATTTCTTGCGAGGAAGCTCAAGAAAGATGGCGCTGGAGATATGATCTCAAG GAACGCAAATCTAAAAATACAGGCCAACAATCAAA AAATGACGAAAACAAGATTGTTGCAAATGTGGAATGCCATTATTCGCAAGCAAAAGTCGACGGGCACACCTTTAGCCTTGGAGACTTTGCCTGTATAAAG ggtgaagaagaagagaactatATTGGCAAGATAGTAGAGTTTTTTAAGACAACAGATGGAGAAAGCTACTTTCGAGTTCAGTGGTTTTACAGAGCAACAGATACA GTAATGAAACAGCAGGCTACTAATCATGACAAAAGGCGTCTCTTCTATTCTACCGTAATGAATGACAATCCAGTAGATTGTCTTGTTTCTAGAGTTACTGTTTTACAAGTTTCACCTAGG GCAGGATTGAAGcccaattttataaaatctgactACTATTTTGATATGGAGTATTGCGTGGAGTATTCAACATTTCGAACCTTGAGAAATC CTAAATCGTCCGAAAACAAGCATGAGTGTTGCGCCGATGGGGTACCTACAAAATCCACTGAatctattttgaaaaataatttttttagcgGAAAGCTTCCCGTGCTTGATCTTTACAGTGGTTGTGGTGGAATGTCAACTGGGTTAAGTCTTGGAGCCAAAATATCTGGTGTTAATGTCGTGACG AAATGGGCTGTTGACCAGAATATGGCTGCCTGTGagagcttgaaattgaaccatcCAAATACAAAG GTTAGAAATGATGCTGCTGGAGACTTCCTCCTACTCTTGAAGGAGTGGGATAGATTATGCAAGCGCTATGTgtttaataataatgataagagAACTGATACATTAAGATCcgtaaattcaacaaaaaaaaccagtGAAAGTAGCTCATCTACTGACGATGATTCAGACTCTGACGAGTACGAAGTGGAAAAGCTGGTTGATATATGCTATGGTGATCCTAACAAGACAGGAAAAATTGGCCTGAGGTTTAAG GTGCACTGGAAAGGATACAGCAGCAACGAAGATACATGGGAACTAGCTGAGGAATTGAG caATTGTCAAGATGCCATTTGGGAGTTTGTAACTAGTGGATTTAAGTCCAAGATCTTGCCACTTCCT GGTGGTGTTGGTGTGATATGTGGGGGCCCTCCATGCCAAGGAATTAGTGGCTATAACCGCTACAGGAATGTTGATTCTCCGTTGAATGATGAAAGGAATCAGCAAATTATAGTTTTCATGGACATTGTGGAGTATCTGAAACCCTCATATGTGTTGATGGAAAACGTTGTTGATATTCTGCGTTTGGACCAAGGTTCTCTTGGGCGATACGCTTTGAGCCGTCTTGTGAACTTGAGATACCAAGCAAGGTTGGGTATCATGACAGCTGGTTGCTATGGTCTTTCCCAATTTCGATCCAGAGTTTTCATGTGGGGAGCTGTTCCTAACAAG AACCTACCTCCGTTTCCGCTTCCAACCCATGATGTTATTGTCAGATATGGGTTTCCACTGGAGTTCGAG CGGAATGTAGTTGCTTATGATGAAGGTCAACCCAGAATACTTGAAAAAGCTCTTGTTCTAAAAGATGCGATATCAGATCTTCCTCAT GTGTCAAATGACGAAGACCGGGAAAAAATGCCTTATGAAAGTCTGCCACAAACAGATTTTCAGAGATACATCAGATCAACCAAAAATG ATTTGACAGGCTCTGCAACTGATAATTGTTACAAAAGGACAATGCTACTGCATGATCACAGGCCGTTCCATGTAAATGAAGATGATTATGCCCGAGTTTGCCAAATCCCAAAGAGGAAG GGAGCTAATTTCAGGGATCTTCCAGGGTTAATTGTCAGAAACAATACAGTCTGTCGTGATCCATCAATGGAACCGGTTATTCTGCCATCAGGGAAGTCTTTG GTACCAGAATACGTCTTTACTTTTCAGCAAGGGAAATCCAAAAG ACCGTTTGCCCGTCTTTGGTGGGACGAAACAGTCCCAACCGTTCTAACAGTCCCAAGCTGCCACAATCAG GCTTTATTGCATCCCGAGCAAGATCGAATGCTTACCATAAGAGAATCAGCACGGCTTCAAGGTTTCCCTGATTACTTCCAGTTCTGTGGAACCATGAAACAAAG GTACTGTCAGATTGGGAATGCAGTGGCGGTCTCGGTTTCTCGTGCTTTAGGTTATTCTCTTGGTATGGCTTTCCGTGATCTAGCCGGCGATGAGCATCTGATAAAACTTCCCCAAAACTTTTCTCATTCAACTTACCCTCAGCTTCAAGAAACCATTCCTCATTAA
- the LOC104720247 gene encoding uncharacterized protein LOC104720247, giving the protein MATKFLISRPGTNRFHNQSVSSVPSSGVHGQDVAASLNQDTRIPATVITGFLGSGKTTLLNHILTSNHGKRIAVIENEFGEVDIDGALVASHSSASDDIIMVNNGCLCCTVRGDLVKMLLELVKYKRDRFDHIVIETTGLAKPGPVIETFCSDELLPRYRKLDGVVTLVDSKHAMRHLNEVNPRFVVNEAVEQIAYADRIVLNKIDLVSEPELEHLTKRIKKINSMAPIKHTKFGDVDMDFVLGIGGYDLERIDSEVNADGLSCAEDHDHHHHQFSHGKHKEHRHDLVHDSAVTSVSIVSEGILDLDEVDDWLERLIEEKGDDLYRMKGVLSIESSDQRYIFQGVHSTLDGCPGKSWEPEEKRINKLVFIGRNLDETILRKGFKGCLI; this is encoded by the exons ATGGCTACCAAATTCCTCATTTCGCGACCTGGAACA AATCGGTTTCACAATCAAAGCGTTTCCTCAGTGCCGAGCTCAGGTGTTCATGGACAAGATGTCGCAGCTTCTCTTAACCAAGACACTCGCATTCCCGCCACAGTTATCACCGGATTCCTCGGTTCTGGAAAG ACAACTCTGTTAAATCATATTTTGACTTCAAATCATGGGAAGCGTATAGCAGTCATAGAAAATGAG TTTGGGGAGGTTGATATCGATGGAGCTCTGGTTGCGAGCCACTCTTCTGCCTCTGATGATATTATCATGGTCAACAATGGTTGCTTATGCTGTACTGTTCGTGGTGATTTAGTCAAAATGCTTCTTGAGTTGGTTAAGTATAAACGAGACAGATTTGACCATATTGTCATCGAAACTACAG GGCTTGCGAAACCTGGTCCTGTCATTGAAACGTTCTGCAGTGATGAATTGCTTCCTAGATATAGAAAGTTAGATGGCGTTGTTACACTTGTTGATTCTAAACACGCCATGCGGCATTTGAATGAAGTGAACCCGAGATTTGTTGTCAATGAGGCAGTTGAACAAATTGCTTATGCTGATCGTATAGTTTTGAATaag ATTGATTTGGTATCCGAGCCTGAGTTGGAGCACTTAACTAAAAGAATCAAG AAAATCAACTCTATGGCACCCATCAAACACACCAAATTTGGAGATGTTGATATGGATTTTGTCTTAGGGATTGGAGGTTATGATCTTGAG AGAATTGATTCAGAAGTCAATGCAGATGGCTTGAGTTGTGCAGAggatcatgatcatcatcaccatcaattcaGTCATG GAAAGCACAAAGAACATCGACATGATCTTGTTCATGACTCTGCTGTCACAAGTGTTAGCATAGTTTCCGAAGGAATTCTTGatcttgatgag GTTGACGATTGGTTAGAAAGATTGATCGAAGAAAAAGGCGATGATTTATACAGAATGAAAGGTGTTCTCTCCATCGAGAGCTCTGATCAACGTTATATTTTCCAG GGAGTCCATTCGACGTTAGACGGATGCCCAGGCAAATCATGGGAACCCGAAGAGAAGCGGATAAACAAACTTGTGTTTATTGGAAGAAACTTAGATGAGACCATTCTCAGGAAAGGCTTTAAAGGTTGTCTAatataa
- the LOC104718418 gene encoding DNA (cytosine-5)-methyltransferase CMT2-like isoform X1 — translation MLSPAKCESEEAQAQLDLNSSSRSEPECLALVLWVPNSEEGAAQSSSREEATKFGEMSLRGSSKLNCDSPKENGEGEGWVSQRKSSRGKPQRLLMLTNGCQLRRSPRFTATSGNFNNVCSIPVIGNSNRALEKKESSDSEGLTFKGIARIGKSLELEIISECQYKNNVAEGRSRLRDPAKRKVGSDASSSCIKSSNQSLGCNKRMRRSPRFMKGKEKVGEEILGKSREKGKSLASGSSVKRCSRPSGVVENGHTETVNTIKDFGLALCAAEQVRGTEKLVQISENDNCCEAIKKCEGDGVVSSKHELLVSPSGCSKTNVNGCRDRTLGKPRSSDLNADDIHTRSLKISKNGTSNGLTMTTGLVEQETVALLQGKTSACGAADKGITREMHVNSTMIYLSDSNEQSSVEYLYMRSSNGDILTSRSTLSSGGNEEIISLDLNNPTKSTKRKGERVTRTAVQDHDKRSICFFIGEPISCEEAQERWRWRYDLKERKSKNTGQQSKNDENKIVANVECHYSQAKVDGHTFSLGDFACIKGEEEENYIGKIVEFFKTTDGESYFRVQWFYRATDTVMKQQATNHDKRRLFYSTVMNDNPVDCLVSRVTVLQVSPRAGLKPNFIKSDYYFDMEYCVEYSTFRTLRNPKSSENKHECCADGVPTKSTESILKNNFFSGKLPVLDLYSGCGGMSTGLSLGAKISGVNVVTKWAVDQNMAACESLKLNHPNTKVRNDAAGDFLLLLKEWDRLCKRYVFNNNDKRTDTLRSVNSTKKTSESSSSTDDDSDSDEYEVEKLVDICYGDPNKTGKIGLRFKVHWKGYSSNEDTWELAEELSNCQDAIWEFVTSGFKSKILPLPGGVGVICGGPPCQGISGYNRYRNVDSPLNDERNQQIIVFMDIVEYLKPSYVLMENVVDILRLDQGSLGRYALSRLVNLRYQARLGIMTAGCYGLSQFRSRVFMWGAVPNKNLPPFPLPTHDVIVRYGFPLEFERNVVAYDEGQPRILEKALVLKDAISDLPHVSNDEDREKMPYESLPQTDFQRYIRSTKNDLTGSATDNCYKRTMLLHDHRPFHVNEDDYARVCQIPKRKGANFRDLPGLIVRNNTVCRDPSMEPVILPSGKSLVPEYVFTFQQGKSKRPFARLWWDETVPTVLTVPSCHNQALLHPEQDRMLTIRESARLQGFPDYFQFCGTMKQRYCQIGNAVAVSVSRALGYSLGMAFRDLAGDEHLIKLPQNFSHSTYPQLQETIPH, via the exons ATGTTATCGCCGGCGAAATGTGAGTCAGAAGAAGCTCAAGCTCAATTGGATCTCAATTCTTCTTCTAGATCCGAACCGGAGTGCCTCGCTCTCGTCCTCTGGGTACCCAATTCCGAAGAAGGAGCTGCTCAGTCGTCTAGTAGAGAAGAAGCCACGAAGTTCGGAGAGATGAGTTTGAGAGGATCCTCGAAGCTTAATTGTGACTCGCCGAAAGAgaatggagaaggagaaggttGGGTTTCGCAGCGGAAGTCTTCCCGTGGTAAGCCGCAGCGGCTGCTTATGCTGACGAACGGCTGTCAGCTTCGGAGGTCGCCGAGATTTACGGCGACGAGTGGAAATTTCAACAATGTATGCTCGATTCCGGTGATCGGAAATAGTAATCGTGCTCTTGAGAAG AAGGAAAGCTCAGATTCTGAGGGATTAACATTCAA AGGCATAGCTCGAATTGGCAAGAGCCTGGAGTTGGAAATCATTTCCGAGTGTCAATATAAGAACAATGTTGCTGAAGGTAGATCAAGATTGAGAGATCCAGCCAAGAGGAAAGTTGGCAGTGATGCATCATCTTCATGCATCAAGAGTTCTAACCAGAGTCTCGGCTGCAACAAACGAATGAGGAGATCTCCAAGATTCATGAAGGGAAAGGAGAAAGTGGGAGAAGAAATTCTAGGCAAGTCTAGGGAAAAAGGGAAGTCTCTGGCATCTGGGAGCTCAGTCAAAAGATGTTCAAGGCCATCTGGAGTTGTAGAAAATGGCCACACAGAAACTGTGAATACAATAAAAGATTTTGGCCTCGCATTATGTGCTGCGGAACAGGTGAGAGGAACTGAGAAGCTGGTGCAAATTAGTGAGAATGATAACTGTTGTGAGGCTATAAAGAAATGTGAAGGTGATGGCGTTGTTTCATCCAAGCATGAGCTATTAGTTTCTCCTTCGGGTTGCAGCAAGACAAATGTAAATGGTTGTAGGGACAGAACGTTAGGAAAACCCAGATCTTCTGACCTAAATGCGGATGATATTCACACTAGGTCTTTGAAAATTAGCAAAAATGGTACTAGTAATGGATTAACTATGACGACCGGTTTAGTGGAGCAAGAAACAGTGGCGTTACTTCAGGGTAAAACTAGTGCTTGTGGTGCTGCTGATAAGGGAATAACTAGGGAGATGCATGTAAATTCGACTATGATCTATCTCTCTGACAGCAATGAACAGTCTTCTGTTGAATATTTGTATATGAGAAGTTCAAATGGGGATATTTTGACAAGTAGATCTACCCTCTCCTCTGGGGGAAATGAGGAAATCATTTCATTGGATCTGAATAATCCAACAAAATCAACCAAGAGAAAGGGTGAACGGGTAACCCGGACTGCTGTCCAAGACCATGACAAACGCAGTATCTGTTTTTTCATTGGAGAGCCAATTTCTTGCGAGGAAGCTCAAGAAAGATGGCGCTGGAGATATGATCTCAAG GAACGCAAATCTAAAAATACAGGCCAACAATCAAA AAATGACGAAAACAAGATTGTTGCAAATGTGGAATGCCATTATTCGCAAGCAAAAGTCGACGGGCACACCTTTAGCCTTGGAGACTTTGCCTGTATAAAG ggtgaagaagaagagaactatATTGGCAAGATAGTAGAGTTTTTTAAGACAACAGATGGAGAAAGCTACTTTCGAGTTCAGTGGTTTTACAGAGCAACAGATACA GTAATGAAACAGCAGGCTACTAATCATGACAAAAGGCGTCTCTTCTATTCTACCGTAATGAATGACAATCCAGTAGATTGTCTTGTTTCTAGAGTTACTGTTTTACAAGTTTCACCTAGG GCAGGATTGAAGcccaattttataaaatctgactACTATTTTGATATGGAGTATTGCGTGGAGTATTCAACATTTCGAACCTTGAGAAATC CTAAATCGTCCGAAAACAAGCATGAGTGTTGCGCCGATGGGGTACCTACAAAATCCACTGAatctattttgaaaaataatttttttagcgGAAAGCTTCCCGTGCTTGATCTTTACAGTGGTTGTGGTGGAATGTCAACTGGGTTAAGTCTTGGAGCCAAAATATCTGGTGTTAATGTCGTGACG AAATGGGCTGTTGACCAGAATATGGCTGCCTGTGagagcttgaaattgaaccatcCAAATACAAAG GTTAGAAATGATGCTGCTGGAGACTTCCTCCTACTCTTGAAGGAGTGGGATAGATTATGCAAGCGCTATGTgtttaataataatgataagagAACTGATACATTAAGATCcgtaaattcaacaaaaaaaaccagtGAAAGTAGCTCATCTACTGACGATGATTCAGACTCTGACGAGTACGAAGTGGAAAAGCTGGTTGATATATGCTATGGTGATCCTAACAAGACAGGAAAAATTGGCCTGAGGTTTAAG GTGCACTGGAAAGGATACAGCAGCAACGAAGATACATGGGAACTAGCTGAGGAATTGAG caATTGTCAAGATGCCATTTGGGAGTTTGTAACTAGTGGATTTAAGTCCAAGATCTTGCCACTTCCT GGTGGTGTTGGTGTGATATGTGGGGGCCCTCCATGCCAAGGAATTAGTGGCTATAACCGCTACAGGAATGTTGATTCTCCGTTGAATGATGAAAGGAATCAGCAAATTATAGTTTTCATGGACATTGTGGAGTATCTGAAACCCTCATATGTGTTGATGGAAAACGTTGTTGATATTCTGCGTTTGGACCAAGGTTCTCTTGGGCGATACGCTTTGAGCCGTCTTGTGAACTTGAGATACCAAGCAAGGTTGGGTATCATGACAGCTGGTTGCTATGGTCTTTCCCAATTTCGATCCAGAGTTTTCATGTGGGGAGCTGTTCCTAACAAG AACCTACCTCCGTTTCCGCTTCCAACCCATGATGTTATTGTCAGATATGGGTTTCCACTGGAGTTCGAG CGGAATGTAGTTGCTTATGATGAAGGTCAACCCAGAATACTTGAAAAAGCTCTTGTTCTAAAAGATGCGATATCAGATCTTCCTCAT GTGTCAAATGACGAAGACCGGGAAAAAATGCCTTATGAAAGTCTGCCACAAACAGATTTTCAGAGATACATCAGATCAACCAAAAATG ATTTGACAGGCTCTGCAACTGATAATTGTTACAAAAGGACAATGCTACTGCATGATCACAGGCCGTTCCATGTAAATGAAGATGATTATGCCCGAGTTTGCCAAATCCCAAAGAGGAAG GGAGCTAATTTCAGGGATCTTCCAGGGTTAATTGTCAGAAACAATACAGTCTGTCGTGATCCATCAATGGAACCGGTTATTCTGCCATCAGGGAAGTCTTTG GTACCAGAATACGTCTTTACTTTTCAGCAAGGGAAATCCAAAAG ACCGTTTGCCCGTCTTTGGTGGGACGAAACAGTCCCAACCGTTCTAACAGTCCCAAGCTGCCACAATCAG GCTTTATTGCATCCCGAGCAAGATCGAATGCTTACCATAAGAGAATCAGCACGGCTTCAAGGTTTCCCTGATTACTTCCAGTTCTGTGGAACCATGAAACAAAG GTACTGTCAGATTGGGAATGCAGTGGCGGTCTCGGTTTCTCGTGCTTTAGGTTATTCTCTTGGTATGGCTTTCCGTGATCTAGCCGGCGATGAGCATCTGATAAAACTTCCCCAAAACTTTTCTCATTCAACTTACCCTCAGCTTCAAGAAACCATTCCTCATTAA
- the LOC104720248 gene encoding 26S proteasome non-ATPase regulatory subunit 13 homolog B-like, protein MEGNCFISGTCFDLAFDLSLSALLGDNIYNFGELLAHPVVSLPSPSILLGTNVEWLYHILQAFNHGDLVQYQELCRVHNASLSAQPALVENEKKLLEKINILCLIEIIFSRPAEDRTIPLSVIAERTKLSIEDVEHLLMKSLSVHLIEGILDQVDGTVYVSWAQPRVLGIPQIKSLRDQLDSWVDKVHTTLLSVEAETPDLVAA, encoded by the exons ATGGAAGGAAATTGCTTTATTTCTGGAACTTGCTTT GATTTGGCTTTTGATTTGTCGCTTTCAGCTCTACTTGGAGATAATATTTATAACTTTGGGGAACTGTTAGCGCATCCAGTTGTAAGTTTGCCTTCACCCTCCAT TCTACTTGGAACAAATGTGGAATGGCTTTACCACATTCTACAAGCATTCAACCACGGTGATTTAGTTCAGTATCAAGAACTCTGTCGTGTGCACAACGCATCCTTGAGCGCTCAACCAGCACTAGttgagaatgagaagaaactATTAGAGAAGATCAACATTCTCTGCCTTATTGAGATCATTTTCAG CCGACCTGCTGAAGATAGGACCATACCTTTGAGTGTTATTGCTGAGCGTACTAAACTTTCAATCGAAGATGTTGAGCACCTTCTCATGAAGAGCTTATCC GTGCACTTGATAGAGGGAATATTAGATCAAGTGGATGGAACAGTTTATGTCTCATGGGCGCAACCAAGGGTGTTAGGGATTCCGCAGATCAAGTCATTGAGGGATCAGTTAGACAGTTGGGTCGATAAGGTTCACACTACATTGTTATCTGTGGAGGCCGAGACACCTGATCTTGTTGCAGCTTAA